tggttataggtggcggtggtgggtgtcggcggcggtgatgggtggtggtggtggcggcgagcgGCGGTGCAGCGGTGAtgacgagtggtggtggtggtggtaaggtggtcgttggtggtgggtggcagcagaggTGGCGGTGGGTGGCGACGGCAACGGCGGTTGGTGGTTACGATTCTGGTGACGTCGACGACGGTGGTAGGCGGCGGCGGtgagtggcgttggcggttggttGCGGTTGTGGGTGATAACAGTGGcaagtgggtggcggcggcgacggtggttgtcggggtgaggtggtggcgggtggcggcgatggcgtcggtggtgggtggtggtggtcgtgggttttggcgaaggtggtggattgtggtgttgttgatgaatggtgtaAGAGgagatggaatggaaaaaaaacatggggtgtggaaggaatgattttaagggaatggaatgccttttggaatgggtgattccattccattgaccaaccaaacatcattttcttcattccctcgtaatcatccattccattccacatattattccttcataccaaacactaccttatactttcatttcatgtatttatatctctagttcatatatttcatattttatatctcCATTTCATATGTTTATACTTTCagtttttatgtatttatacctcaatttcatatattttaagcaaaagttttagccaAATTTGGTTTTTgctattaactgaaattaaatgAACCAAAACCAAAAACCCTCAATCTAACAGAATAAACCAAAGTATTAACCGAAAACTGATTTGTTAACAAAATAGAATAACCGATTACTTTGTTTTCGGCTTCAGTTGAGGATAATAACCGAACCAACCAAACCATGCACAGCACAATGAAATGGATTATCCGATTACTTCGCTTTTGATGTAAATCTATCACAATGATGCTACAgtaaatattatatgaataagaaaactacaaAAAACGAGTATCGCAATGCGACGTGTTACTCCCGTCGCATCACGCGGGCATCCTGCTAGTTCAACTATTAAGCATATATTAAACTAGGGCTGTCCAAAAACCTCGCGGCTCGGAGTTCGCTCGAAGCTCGCTcagatttagctcggaaaaaactcgctcgatatggctcagtttgaaagtgagccgagccggctcggctcggttagaaagtgagcctagctcggctcggctcgtgacgagccaaattggctcggtttggctcgcttggtagctcGACTCTGCTTAcctcgaattattttacttataatatattttatttttatatacatataatacacGTATTTAGGATTGTATTTTGATATCTATGacatatttaaaggttgattgtcgtgctaatgaacaaatattatatttacttgaaatataaaacttattttgcgttgttgaacgtgattttggcttgtaatgtattaggttgaacttattttgaatacgttcttttgaagtattgaataatattacagaatactgaattttgagagctatgtattaatttttatttttaaaatcgagcCATACCAAGCCAAGCCGAGCCAGCTCAGTTTAAAACCAAGCCAAGCCCAAACTTAgattttcaactcggttttaaaTCTGAGCCAAACCGAGTTAGCTcagtttataatcgagccgagcccaagcttaccctagctcggctcgactcggctcatgaacagccctatATTAAACCACGTTACTTTGCCTCACAATTAATTTATCTATTGGTCTAATCATTTAACTTTACATCAAACTCAACTTGATATGATATTATTCAAATATAAGCATCAAGAACTGAGTGGGGGcggggggatagtgcacggtcctcccaatcaccggagtgatctcactccgggagccgctacccgaccaagctagctccgcggtgacttccccatgccgagttcttaccctaggcgacatatgccactcccaagactcgaactcggtacctctgggaagaggtgggtgtcggtggtcAACTGGGCTACCCCATTACTTCAACCCATCTAAACCATTTAACGCATGACATGCAAAAATTCACATTGTGTCATTTCAAATTGTACTTTTAACACCCTAAAATACGTACACGTGATCATTTATAACTACTTTTGCTAACTACACTAGccattgttgatgcaacaaatactagATCGATGGTAGTAGCTGGGCTGGTCAGGCAAAAGAGTTGGAGGGTttagttttgcctaacgcaggtcgtggggtccccccatgtttgcaagacgtggagagaggttcactagtttgatTTTGTTGTTTTCTCGGGATCCTCCACTGAAATGTGTTCTGTTTCGGATGTGGGAGCAATAagaatgtgtgtgttgaatgtcGTGAAGAGTGACTTGCATAGAACAAGTACTCAAGAGCAATGACCAGAGATTCGCCTAGAATCAGAGCTGATCAGAGAATGTCCTAAGCACTAAATGAAGTGTCACATTTATAGGGAAGGTTATCGCTCAAAGAGGAAACCATTGACTAGTGAATATGCTTGCAGTGGGGGACTTACCGTTTtaggggttgaagccttttgacctgTGGATAAAAGACTGTATTCTGTGGATGGCTGGGAGAGTTGGTGAGGCAATCAGAGATGTGACCATTTACTGTTCACGTATTGCTTTATCTTGCCTCCCGGGTTTTCAACCCTTaaaccttttaaccttttgagcATTCATGTATTTAAGTCActttatttggtcttgggctactcccgtcatcagccccccaagtcaaaGGCTTTTGGGCATAAGAACAAATGATTCTGACTTTAGTACATGTGTTTTATTTTGCTTGAAGGCTTCGAAGCTTGAAAGGTTGAAAACGGTTgagctttttgatttttgaattttgacaAGACAGTTTATATGACTTATGGCAGTTTTTCTTTtgtgtcaggcggcggttttAATTCCTCCGTTTAattatatcattttcttttcattaatttacaataactTTCACAGAAGAACATCATTTGCTCTCTTTCTCTCACGTTTTCCCCTTTTTCAAATCAGGTTAGTTCCGATTGCTTACTTTCTGCTTATTTTCTTATATCATGGGTGCTCGTAAAGATTTAGCGAAATCATTTTCTCGATTGACTCAAGAGGAGGTCGAATTGTTTTGTATGGAATGGGGGATTGGGCAGAAGTTTAAACCGGTTGCACCGGCTTGTGACGTTTCGATTGATAAATGTCCCCCTGGATCCATTGCTCTCTACTGTCGCCATTTCGAGTTTTCTAACCTTCGTCACCCATTTTCGAACTTTGTTTTGAATATCCTGGAGTATTATCGTATATCTTTTGGCCAGATTCATCATCATGGtttggctagggttttacattttgaaGTTTTGTGTTGGGCTTCTGGGTATGATCCAACCCTTTTATCGTTCCGTCATTTTTTCCGACTGGCTAAGAATGGTGACTGGTTTACCTTCGAGACGTCTCAAGTTGATACTTGCTTGATTTCGTCTATGGTTTCTAGCCTTGGTGTCTGGAAGGACCGGTTCTTCTGGGTGTCCGAGGAAATTGTTCCTTTTAAACTTGTTTGGAGGCACCCGGATGCCGTTTTGAATGAACCTGAGCCTTCTGCCTCTGATATAAATGCTCGTTTTCTAGAAACTCTTAGGGAATGCCCTTCTAGGCTTCGTCCCTTTCCCGAGCATTTATTGGTGTTGTTGTGTCTTAGTAAGTTGTGGGGAAAACGCGATCGAGACCCGGTGCTTTTAAGAGATGGGCAGGGTATGCATTTATTCTTGTTGTGCTGTTATGTTCCTGTTTTTCGCTTGCTTATATGTTtcgtttttgtttattttgtagTCATGTCTGCACTCGATTTTATCAAGAGTGATGATACTTCCGATGTTTCTTTTGATGATGTTGCTGCTACTCTGGGTGAAGACGCAGTTGTCAGGGGATCCGATTATAGGTTCGAGGGTTCCGGCTATGTGAACGTCCCCAATGTCAAGGGTTTTACAAAGGCTCCAGGTTCCAAAGTTTCTATTCGTCGTTCAAAACGTTATTTGAAAGGTGCTGATCAACCACCTGTTTGGGAGGCCATTGATGTTAGCGACGATATTGAAGTATCAACAGAGCAGTCTATTGAGGTTGATATGTCAAAAGGGTAAGGAGAAAGAGTTGGTTGTTTCCGGCAAGAAGAAGAAGTTGGTTAAGAAAGGTAGCACTCCTACCATCCAGGGTTCATCTGCCAAAAGTGTTGAGAGCTTCGAGGGTCTAGAGGCTGAGGAGATGTATATTCCCAACTGGGGTGTAAAAGTTGGAGATAGCTTCAAAGATCCGGCTGTTTGTGCTGAGGTACTGGCTCATTTTGCTCCTCCCGGTGTCCGGAGTCCATTTCTGAAATGGAGGCTGATCATTTCATCTCGAGACTGATGTTAAGCTCCTGTAATCTTCAGGCCTTATTGGCCGAAGGTGTTACCGTTTTACCAAGGGTATGCAGGAGTATGAAGATGCTTCCAAGAAGAAAGACAAGATGAAAGCCTCCATGGCCGCCATGAAGAAGGAGATTGATGGTTTTTCAGAGAAGGAGTTAGCTTGGGTCAAAAAGGTGGGTGAATTGACTAGAAGGCACGAGATTGAGATAAATGATCTCAAGAAAAGCTTTGAAGCTGACCGGTTGAAGCTAAAGGCTGATAGGGAGGCCTTGACTGTTCAACAGAGAGCctttgatgaagagaaagaaGGCCTGAAGGCTTCAGTTGCTCAAGCCACTGGTGATAACCAATGGTTGATTGAGCAAGGTTTTCACCAAGTTGTTACCTACCTTCTTCACTCTAAAGAGTTCAACTCTGCTCCTGGTGAAGTTTATACCAAATTTCTCAACTTGGGGAAGCATCAAGGTCTCATTGCCGGTTACAAGCTTCATGGATCTGGTCATCCTTTGGAAAAGTCTCCCCTATACCGTCCTGAAGCTTCTGAGGTCTTCAAGGgttctgttgagcagatggaaAGGCTGACCTACCCGTATGTTAATTAGGTTTCTACTTGTTTTGGTAAGCCCCTTTCTGTCTTGCAGGAGCTAAAATCAGATGGTCTTAACGAAAAAGTTTGTGCCGAAGTGCTCGGTTCCCTTTTAAGAAAGCGATCTTATTCCGGAGACAGCGAGGACACTTTTTCAGGAGAGCCTGATGCTTCCAAGGATGCGAGTTTGGAAGGTTCAGCAGTTGGTGGTGAGGGTGGTTCAAAGGCTAAGAAATCGAAGAAGACCAAAAAGGCTAAAGGTAGCGGTTTTGGGGCTTCTAAGCCTTCTATTGATGCTTGATAAacattcgtagctttcttagcacccCTGAAAACAATTTATGGTTTGTATGTTAACTTGAACAATCTTAGGTTTtgcaggaacccttaaggttcctgttttgtggttgtggtttgGCCTTGATGGCCATTTGGACAATTTCAAGGTTTACAAGTTGTTAGGGCTTGTTTTAACTTGTTTGAATGTTCGGAAGTCCTTTAAGGCTTCTTTTGTTATGTTACTAAGTTTCTATTATTTGCCTTGTGTTATGTTTTTTGTGCTTGTGCCTGTTTTGGTAAGGCAGCTTGGTTGGCttcaagccttcaaggcttctgGCTGCTCGAATGTATGCAGCTTGAAACCTTCAAGGCTTCCAGTTACTACTTTAGTTTTATGACTTGATATCTTGGTTTGTATTTTTTAGTTTGGTTTGTGTGCAACTTTTTCACTTGTGTTGTTGCATTGTTCCTTGAATTATTTCTTATCTTTGTGGTTTTGTCTTTGTTGGGTTTgtgttgtctttatgtttttcataccttaaagggttcagtgctgcagtcacttagccttggtatttttaacaagaagacataTCACCTATCCTATTCATTAGTTTCCTTAGTTTGATTTCATTTTGTAAGCCTGTTTTTTGATAATTTTTCaaaggcttaaggaacatttggtgtaggttgttcgtacccgtctatgagacaaccttgtttttaattacaagtctcatggagttgtattgacttaggaactcaccccttatataggtccattcaacccttgaacctattgagcgatatggcctgggagctcatccccttacatgacccttgccatggagttctttgctaggttctcaacctgattttaggatagaaagacaaatttgaaAAAACATTATCATTCATTCAAGAGATATTGTGTTACAAAAGGTGATCGTAGTACAACTCTTGAAATACAACTTGTGAAATACAAACAAAATTTCTTGATTAGACGTGAAACCTCTTGAGGGTTTTTCCATTCCAATGTCTTGGAAGCTTTTTACCTTTTGAGTCGGCTAGCTTATAGGATCCGCCCTTATGTGCCTCAAGGATTGTATAGGgcccttcccattttgggccgaGCTTTCCTTGGTTCTCTTTTTTACTAGCCTCATTGTTTCTAAGCACCAGGTCTCCTAGCTTGAAGCGTTCGTGCTTGACTCTTTTGTTGTAATAGGCTTCCATCATTtgtttgtacttggcttcttggATTGCAGCTTGGTCTCGTGCTTCCTCTAGGaattgtaagttcaacatggtctctttttggtttgcttcgggatccatgttgaccgTTCTTTGTGTTACAACTCCTACTTCAGCTGGAATCACGGCCTCAGATCCAAACACCAAGCTGTAAGGTGTTCttttgtggcttgttttttcaGTTGTCCTTATGGCCCATAGAACACTTGGCAATTCTTCAAACCAATTGCTTTCATGCCTTCCCAATCTGGCTTTGATCCCTTCAACTATGCTTCGGTTCATCCTTTCAACCTGACCGGTGGATTATGGATATGCCACCGAGCTGAAAACCTGAGCTATTCTGAATTCTTTGCATCAAACGCTGAAGGGCTTTTCAGCGAATTGCTTTCCATTATCGGTGACAAGCACTTCCGGCAATCCATAGCGACAAATGATGTATTCCCAAACGAAGTCAATGACTTGCTTGCCCGTGATTTTTGCAAGTGGTTTAACCTCAggccacttggtgaagtagtctATGGCCACCAACAAGAACTTTACTCCACCTTTGGCTGGTGGGAATGGGCCAAcgatgtccattccccatttataaAAATGGCCATACCGGTCGAGTGGCTGGCGGAATGGATGTTGCATTAGGTGCTTGAGTTTGAATCGGTGATGGAGTGCCATCAGGAATGATTCTAACGTAAGGAGACGACTGCTGTAAATTGACAGTCTGGGTTGTAGTTGGGTATTGAAGAGATGTTGCTTGGGTAGGGATGGCATTGGCCGCTTGGGTGGAAGTTGGTTGAATGTTATCAAGGTTTGGGAAAAAGGTTGAGAATGATGGTACTGGGGATGTAGAAGTAGGTTGTGTAgactgtggtggtggtgatggtatgGTAGTGTTTGTTGAAGGTTGGGTAGGTGTTGGCGAGAATTGTTGCGGTTGTGAAGTTGCGGGTTGTTTCTCCGGTGTTGCTAAGTTCTCCATTATTTTAGATGTTGGTATAGGTGATTGTAGAATCTTGTTCTCATGATGTAGTACTCGCTTTGTATGCTTTACTGTTCTCTCGATCTCCGGGTCGAAAACTAATGGTGATGACTTCCCGGAATTTCGAGTATGATGCATACACTTACTAGATCAACTGCACAAACAAAATAAACAAGAAAACCTCGCGTAAATCCGAACAAAACAGAACAAACTAAAacgacactatttttggatttttgtataTTTAACTAAAACTAGAACTTAACACTAagcactttgcgcacgcctccccggcaacgacgccattttaatgtctgtcgttagtgacatgcaaaaaccgaaataaactaggtAGCTAGCGTAAGTCGggtatcgaaccagaggaggattgtggaaagtgttgtAATGAAAAGTTTTAATTAACTACTACAGTATTGGAAAAgcagtttgtttgattgtgagaaTTATCTAAATTAACAAATAAAACTGAGATTTAAATCAATAAGAGAGAAGacggttcctccagatttcaggttttgcagtTAACTTCAACTACGTGTTTAATCGTAacctacatagacataggtgttaaattcaattaattaattgtgataaccaacgactaagtactccggtcaatacataacgggaggttatcgaatgattatcaattacaatttacaaaccctacccccatgtcaaatatatcccaattactagaactctcgggaactgaatgcttagaaattaaggtttaaataaacgtaactgtttacaatcaagaaatcaaatcaatggtgaaaagcatcaaatgcttagatcaccaagtcAAAATGATTGTATCAACACATAATATTCATTAACTTACAGAAACCCTCCATTCGGAGGAAACCACAAAAAGTTTAGCCGTTCATCTCGCacgaagaatcttcaaaagcttgaattgatgaagaaatcatggTTGATTCGGTGATTGAATGGAGAATCTTGATGAAATTGGAtgaaaagaaccttgaaaatcgAGTCTTGGAGTG
The sequence above is drawn from the Helianthus annuus cultivar XRQ/B chromosome 12, HanXRQr2.0-SUNRISE, whole genome shotgun sequence genome and encodes:
- the LOC110892746 gene encoding putative uncharacterized protein DDB_G0290521 translates to MENLATPEKQPATSQPQQFSPTPTQPSTNTTIPSPPPQSTQPTSTSPVPSFSTFFPNLDNIQPTSTQAANAIPTQATSLQYPTTTQTVNLQQSSPYVRIIPDGTPSPIQTQAPNATSIPPATRPVWPFL